One genomic region from Cydia amplana chromosome Z, ilCydAmpl1.1, whole genome shotgun sequence encodes:
- the LOC134661787 gene encoding uncharacterized protein LOC134661787: MTALAIAGAVKEQAKLPQLDPKLAHYHTTTWRWILRQLSLYPEVIFYKKFCQLHKVWRQRFYYEDMFVPEWLKKILVWVDNTSWDKEVNITRRYNIYARREFDKNDRYPPKKFVSKESFSNSTSIYYPGNFLDTLYDEGLPIKVPHG; the protein is encoded by the exons ATGACTGCGTTGGCGATCGCCGGGGCAGTGAAGGAACAGGCCAAATTGCCACAACTAGACCCGAAACTTGCCCATTACCACACCACTACTTGGAGGTGGATCTTAAGGCAGTTGAGTCT ATACCCGGaagttatattttataagaAGTTCTGCCAATTGCACAAAGTATGGCGTCAACGATTCTACTACGAGGATATGTTCGTACCCGaatggttaaaaaaaatattggtatggGTTGATAATACCTCATGGGATAAAGAAGTAAATATTACTCGGCGGTACAATATATACGCAAGACGTGAATTTGACAAGAACGATAGATATCCACCCAAGAAATTCGTTTCAAAGGAATCATTCAGCAATTCAACAAGTATTTATTATCCAGGCAATTTTTTAGATACACTATATGACGAAGGATTACCCATCAAAGTTCCCCACGGTTAA
- the LOC134661352 gene encoding immunoglobulin domain-containing protein oig-4-like — protein MFFLRAKILLGLFLVFWFIIDPASARRGRSRGRTKSKVQIGLPITGKYRDPESDQYYNNNDGAKILLASHFDLEYVLGHKIAFLCIAKGSPRPHITWFKDGVEIFAHHYLHIHEWPIGEDRVKSKIEIDPATQMDAGVYECTADNMYSIDRRSFKTDFSIAFD, from the exons ATGTTCTTCCTTAGAGCTAAAATTCTCTTAGGATTGTTCTTAGTATTCTGGTTTATAATCGACCCAGCAAGTGCGCGTCGTGGACGTTCTAGAGGTAGAACGAAATCCAAG GTGCAAATTGGCTTGCCTATCACTGGGAAATATAGAGACCCGGAATCCGATCAATATTACAACAACAACGAT GGAGCCAAGATCCTGCTGGCTTCGCACTTCGATCTTGAGTACGTGTTGGGCCACAAGATCGCCTTCCTCTGCATTGCCAAGGGCTCACCGCGTCCTCACATCACTTGGTTCAAAGACGGCGTCGAAATTTTTGCTCATCATTATCTTCAC ATTCACGAGTGGCCGATCGGCGAGGACCGCGTCAAGTCCAAGATCGAGATCGACCCGGCGACGCAGATGGACGCCGGCGTGTACGAGTGCACCGCGGACAACATGTACTCCATAGACCGCCGCTCCTTCAAGACTGACTTCTCCATTGCCTTTGATTAG